The Mariprofundus ferrinatatus DNA window TGGATGCGATTCAGCTGACCTTTGAAAAGATCGATGACGACTACCTGCGCAATCGCAAGGATGATATCGAGCATGCAGGCCGGCGAATCCTGCGCCATCTGCTTGGCAGTCAGCCGGAAATGAACGAGGGTCTCAACCAGGCGAGAAACACCACTTATCCTGTGATCTATGCCGGTGATGATTTTTCCGTATCCGATATCGTGAGTATGTGGCGACACGGCGTTGCCGGCGTAGTCATCGAACAGGGTGGTGTCGATGCCCACAATATCATTGTTGCCCGCGGTATCGGGCTGCCGGCGCTGGTTGGTGCGGTGGGTTGCCTGGCCAATGTCGAGGATGGCGAAACGATAATTCTCGATGCCGAGCAGGGACGCTGGATTCTTAATCCGGAGTATGGGGAGGAGGAGGCTTATGCCCGCTCGATCACTGATTTCTGTCTCGCGCAGGCTGAGCTCAATGCCTATGCCTGTCTGCCATCGACAAGCAGCGATGGCCACGAACTGAAGCTGATGGCCAACATCGAATTTGCCGAGGAGCTTGATGTTGCCGACCATATCGGTATCGACGGCATCGGCCTGTACCGGAGCGAATTCCTTTTTCTCAATAATTCAGGCATGCCGGGCGAGGATGAGCAGTTCGAGCAGTATGTGGAGATCGTGCGGCGCATGAAGGGTAAGCCGGTCACCATGCGGCTGCTTGATATCGGTGGCGACAAGCCGTGGCGTTACCATGATCTGACTACCAATATCGAGGGCGGTGCCAATCCCGCCATGGGCTTAAGAGGCATACGCCTGCTGCTGCGCTGGCCGGATCTGCTGCGCAGCCAGCTGCGTGCGATGCTTCGCGCCGGTGAAGAGGGGCCTGTTCATATCCTGATCCCGATGGTGACCAACATCGGGGAGATAAAAGAGGTGCGCAGGCTGGCCGAGGAGTGCCATCGAGAGCTTGCACTCAGGGCGCCGATCTCGATCGGAACCATGATCGAGGTACCTGCCAGTGCGCTGATCGCCGATGAACTGGCGACGGTGAGCGACTTCTTCTCGGTCGGAACCAACGATCTGACCCAGTACACCCTGGCCGCCGACCGTACCGATGAGGAGGTGGCAGGCCTCTACGAGTCCGGTCACGCTGCAGTTTTCCATCTTATCAGGCTGGCCGCAGAGGCAGCACGGCGGGCCGGGATTCCTATCTCCATCTGCGGCGAACTTTCCTCCAATCCGGAGTGGACGGGGACATTGCTTAATCTCGGCATGGATTCTCTCTCCATGAGTTTAAACAAGGTACTGCGTATCCGCCAGGAGCTGCGACAGCAGAAGTACGAACCCGTTATCTGACGGTTGATGCTGTTGGCCATCGCTATGGCTGGCTCACAATCAGGGCAGTTCCACGGCGCCAGCTTGATTGTTCCTTTTGCCCTATCGACATAAGCCGTTTACCCTTCGCCTCCCCAAGGTTAACAAAGGCTTGAGCTCAGGCCTCAAGGAGAGATGCATGCGTTATGACTGGAGTGTAGATGAGATCGAGGCGCTGTTTGCGCTGCCGTTCAATGATCTGATGTTCCGTGCCCAGCAGGCGCACCGGGCCAATTTCGATGCCAACGAGGTACAGCTCTCCACCCTGCTCTCCATCAAAACCGGCGGCTGCCCCGAGGATTGTAAATACTGCCCGCAGTCATCCCGCTACAACACCGATGTTGAGTCCGAACTTTTGATGAAAAAAGCGCAGGTGATCGCCGCCGCCAGGGTTGCCAAGGAGAAGGGTGCATCCCGTTTCTGTATTGGCGCTGCATGGCGAGAGCCGAAGGCGCGCGCGTTCGACCTGGTCTGCGATATGATCAGCGAGATCAAAGAGATGGATATGGAGGCGTGCGCAACACTGGGCATGCTTACTCCCGATCAGGCGCATAAGCTGAAAGAGGCAGGCCTTGATTATTACAACCACAACCTTGATTCCGATCCCGACTACTATAAAGAGATTATATCCACCCGCACCTATGACGAGCGCCTTGATACCCTCAAAAACGTACGCGCCGAAGGTATGAGCATCTGCTGCGGCGGCATTGTCGGCATGGGGGAGTCGCGTCGCCATCGCGCCGGTCTCGTGGCCCAGCTTGCCCGCATGAATCCGCACCCGGAGTCTGTGCCCATCAACATGCTGGTGAAGGTCGAAGGCACGCCGGTTGCCGAAGACGAGCAGTTTGCCGAGACCCTCGATAACTTCGAATTCATTCGCACCATCGCCGTTTCCCGCATCACCATGCCGGGCAGCCACGTGCGACTCTCGGCAGGCCGCGAGGAGATGAGCGAAGAGATGCAGTCGCTCTGTTTCCTGGCTGGCGCCAACTCGATCTTTTACGGCGAGAAGCTGCTTACCACCGGCAACCAGGATGCCGAGAACGATCAGAAGCTGTTCGCCAAACTCGGCCTGCGCCCGATGGAGAGCCCTGTTCCTTCAAGTCGCCGGATGGTCAACGCCTAGGGGCTTCAAACCGGACATCTCAAACTGCCGGATAAGCAGCGGTTCAGGCCGTCCGTCAGGCGCCTGCATAAAATCGTGATTTTTTATTAAAGTATGCTGCTTTATTGCCGATAGAGAGGGCTACCTCTGGGGAGAGGGAGATTCGGTTGCCGAGCACTATTTCACCGATGCTCTGTTGAAACATTTCTGCTACTGGCGCCTGGTTGCTCCAGTTTATGCGTATACAGAGTCACAGCACCGAGATCCGATTAGAAGGCTGACCCTTTTGCCTGGTTAAGCCGCTTATCAGCCACTGTCTACTGACAGGCCCAGCAGGTTCAACTCAGGAGGGTTGCAGCCGATGAAAAAGAACCTGCCGGTTACGGATCATGAGATATCACTGGATAACAGAATTCTGGCATCCAAGACCGACCTCAAGGGGCGCATCACATATGTCAATCAGGCCTTTGTTGATGTCAGTGGTTACAGCCGCGAAGAGTTGATGGGCAAACCGCACAACCTGGTACGTCATCCCGATATGCCGCCGGCAGCATTTGCCGACCTTTGGGAAACCATTCAGGCAGGCAGGCCCTGGACAGGCTTTGTGAAGAACCGGGCCAAAAACGGCGACTATTACTGGGTAAAGGCCAATGCTTCACCGGAATTCAAGAATGGTGAAATCTCCGGCTATATCTCTATCCGCACCGAACCAACACGAACCGAAGTTGAAACACTTGGCAACCTTTACAAGAAAGTTTGGAAAGGCGAGTTCACCCTCCCCTCCACCCTCCATTTCCCGTGGCGTAAACGCATTAAGCTGGCCCACCGTCAGCTGTTTATTGGTGCAGCCTGCACGCTCGCCTTGCTGGGTCTGCCATTTGCCGGCCACATCTGGGTTCAGGGCGTTATCGCGGGGCTGTTAATCCCGGCAATCGTTACGACTGTTTTGACGCTGCGCTCGAGTGCAGCGTCCCATCGTCGTATTGATGAGGGACTGCTGGGCATCATTGAGGGCAACTACGATATGAATGTGACCAAAGAGCGGGATGATGAGCTCGGCCACATCATGGATCGCATCAAGACACTGCAATCGCGCCTGCAGTTTAAAGCCTTTGAGATTGGCGGGCTGGTCAACAATATCTCACAAGAGTCTGAGGAGATGAATGGATCCTCCGAAAGGCTGATGAGTGTGGCCCACTCCCTGACACAGGCGACGCATAGTATATCCGGTGGCGTCAATGAAGGCACAGAACATGTTCAGAGTACTGCCGCGGCGATCGAAGAGATGAATGCGTCGATCAAGGAGGTTTCAGGCCAGATCGAAGCCACGCTGAAGGTCTCCGAACAGGCCGTGCAGGAAGCAGGGCACTCCAATACTCTGGTGGAGAAGCTGGCCGCAGACATCACGGACATCAGTTCGGTGGTTGATACGATCAATGCCATTGCCCGGCAGACCAACCTGCTGGCGCTGAATGCGACGATCGAGGCCTCAAGAGCCGGAGAGGCCGGCCGTGGTTTCGCGGTTGTGGCGAATGAAGTGAAGGAACTGGCCCATCAGACGCACAGTGCCACCGTGCAGATCAGTGAGCAGATTAAATCGATCCAGTCCGACAGTGCAAATGCAGCGCAGGCCATTGCAAGCATTGGCCAGATTATCAGTAAAATGAATGAACACAGCCAACAGGTGGCGACGGCCATGGATGAGCAGGCCTATGCGACACGCGAGATTTCCGTCAGCGCCCAGCAGGCCAACGCATGCATGCAGAATATGCAGGAAGTTGTATCAAATATGTCGGAGCTGTCAGGTGAAACCGAGGCGGCTTCTGAGCATGTGAAAGAAATTGCCGCAACCATGGTGGAGAGAACCCACGACCTGCGTTCGCGCATTCATTGATCAAGGGCAACAGAGTCACTCCGGCAGCAGTGTAATTGTTGCCGCGCCTGACCCTTTATCGATCGCAATCATCACTTCGCAGTGCTCGTTAACCACATCCGTCGGAGTCGGATCGTCGGCGCAGCTGCAACCGGCAATGATCGATTTGTAGAAGATGCCTGCCTTCACCCGGATGGATGTGTCTGATTCCTGCACATTCAGAATCATGGCCTGAATATCATCACCCAGAGCCACACTTCCGTTTCGTAGCCCCTGTTGCAGAGGCAACTCTCTGGTTGATAGCGCCTGGATTTCGTCCGTGATCGCCCTCTTGAAGTCGGGTGCTCCCCATTTAAGTAGTGATTGCGGAAATTGGACCATGGCAACAGCCTAACAAAACTGTTCAATCAAGTCTGATCTCCTCGACTTTCCATGTCGGTGAGCTTGGCAGGATGCCAGAATCAGACTGCACTCAACTCATGAATCGACCGCTTGAGCTGACAGCCGAAGACAGCCATTCAATTGCAACTTATTCATCCAAATATTAGAAAGCTGACCAACAAGGAGTTGGGAACATGGTCAAACATATCGTGATGTGGAAATTGAGGGACAAGCGTGACGCTGCGGAGATCAAGGCGCGGCTGGAGGCGTTGGACGGGAAGATCCCGGGGCTGATTAAGATCGAGGTCGGCATCGATTTTCTGGAGTCGGAGCAGTCTGCTGATGTGGTGCTCTACTCGGAGCTTGCGAGCCGCGAAGCGCTTGATGCCTATCAGGCGCATCCCGAGCACGTAGCGGTGATTCCGCTGGTCAAAGGTGCTGCGGTTTCCCGCACCGTGGTGGATTACGAGGTTTAATCCTCTTCGGCAACAAGACCGGCGTAGGGTGATCTGAAGGTCTCGGCCTGAATCGCTTCGCGCAGTTTGTCGATGCCCATGCCCTTAAAGCTTGAGGTGGGAAGCGGTTTGAGCAGCCCCCCCATCGCTTCGGTCATCTCTTTCAATCGCTTGGCACGACCGTTGCCGGAGAGTTTGTCGCCCTTGGTGGCAACCGGCAGCCAGCGCACACCTGCCTCATTAAGCCACTCGATCAGCTGCAGATCCGAATCCTTCGGGCCGTGGCGGATATCGAGCAATACCAGCACCAGTTTAAGGTTGGCCGTAGCGATATAGCCCTCGATCATGCCGATCCAGCGGTTCTGCTCCTTTTTCGGAGCGCGCGCATAGCCGTAGCCGGGCAGGTCGACGATCAGCATCCTTCCATCCACATCGAACAGATTGAGCAGGCGGGTGCAGCCCGGCTTCTTCGAGGTTTTCACCAGATCCTTGCGCCCGAACAGTGCGTTCATCAGCGAGGATTTTCCGACATTGGAGTGGCCGGCCACGGCAATCTGCGGCATATCGATCTCAGGGAACTGTTTCGGGTCGGCCACTGATTGAATGAAGTGGGTGTTGGGCCAGTGGATGCGGTGGTTGTTGCTGGAGTTCATGGCCGTGAGGCTGACGATTGCACAATCTAAGTGCAATCAGTGTTTGATAGCGCTGGCGCAAGGGTTGCGAATCGGTAGTGTTGCCCAATATTTAGGCAGCAGAGCATGTTGTACGCAAACGGATGGATTCGGACTTGGATAAGAGCAAACACCTTCTCCCAGGTTTCAAACTGGGCAACTTCAATATCGATGTGCCGCTGGTGCTGGCGCCGATGGCAGGCATCACCGACCTGCCGTTTCGCAAGATATGCAAACGCTTTGGCGTCGGGCTTGTGGTCACCGAAATGATTGCATCACGTGCCGTGGATATGGGGCGCGAGCGCACCGAGCGGATGGCCGAACTCGGCGCGGAGGAGCATCCGGCATCGATCCAGATTGCCGGTTCCGATCCCCTGTTTGTCACCGAGGCGGCACGCTGGGCGGTTGGACACGGGGCCGATTTTGTCGATATCAATATGGGTTGCCCGGTGAAGAAGATCTGCAAGCAGACAGCAGGTTCCGCCATGCTGAAAGACGAGGCGCTGGTAGCGCGCGTGCTGGAGGCCGTGGTCAAGGCGGTTGATGTTCCGGTGACACTGAAGATACGCACCGGCTGGGATGAGGTCTCGAAGAATGTCGAGAATATCGCCCGCATTGCCGAAGAGAGTGGCATCCAGATGCTGACGGTGCACGGGCGCACACGCGCCCAGATGTTCCACGGCCACGCAAACTGGGAGGATATCGGGCTGGCCAAGGCGGCCTGTTCGATCCCGGTGATCGGCAATGGTGACATTGTCGACGGAGAATCCGCGAAAGAGATGATCCGCATCTCGAACTGTGATGGCGTCATGGTCGGGCGCGCGGTGCAGGGCAATCCCTGGGTTCTCGGTGAGGTGTATGCCGCACTGACCGGGGAGCCGAAGCCTGCTGCGCCGACAGCTGAAGAGCGCTGGGCAATCGTTATCGAACACATGAACAACCTTGCCGAGCACCACGGGGTGAAGTTCGCCTCGAAAATGGCCCGTAAACATGTGATCTGGTACAGCAAGGGTTTGCGCGGTTCAGCCGATTTCCGCTCCCACTTCCAGGTGATGAACGACTGGCAGCAGATGCTCGATTTTGCACAGGGTTACTTCCTGGGTCTTGGTGAGCATGAGGATGAGCTCTCCGATGTCGCCTGATCTGATCTCGCTTGCTGCGGTACCTGTGCCGCTTCTGCTGCTCGATCACGATGCGCGGGTGGTGCGTTGCAACATCCCTGCGCAGGAGGTGCTGGGGAGGTCTGAGCGCAGACTGATCGGCGTGCATATGAACGGTATTTTTTCACCACGTGCCGAGATTGATAAACTGTTTGAGCGGCTGACGCCGCACAGCAGCGTCTCCGACCATCAGATATCCATTCTGAAAACGGGGATGCCGGTATCCCTGCATTTGGGCTGCCATGAGGAGGGCATCTCCGCGCTCTTTGTGCCGGAAGCGGCACGAAGCGAGGTGGAGCGGCACAACAAACGCCACGAAATGGCCGAGGCGGTAGCGCGTATTGCACTTGAGATGGCACATGAAGTGAAAAACCCGCTGGCTGCACTCAGGGGAGCGGCGCAGTGGCTTGCCGAACAGGAGGATATCTCCAGCACAAACAGGGAGGCGGTAATTCAGATGCTGAGCGGCGTGGACCGCATCCGTGACCGTATCGATGCCTTCCTGCAGGTGGGGCCGAGGGCTGAGGTGAAGATGGAGATGACCAACCTGCATGCCCTGATCCAGGAGGTGACCGTTTACCAGGATGGCATCCATGTGCATCGGGTGTTCGATCCGAGTCTGCCGGAGATTCTGACCCACCCCGCCCGGCTCAGGCAGGCACTGGAGAATCTCTGGCAGAATGCCTGCGAGGCGGCTGAGACCTCTATTGAGTGGCAGACGCGCATGGCGCCGCTTGTGCACCTGCCCGGTCATGGCGGACAGGTGGTCGAGGTGCGCATCACCAACGATGGACGTATGGTGCCGCAGGAGTTGCGTGAGCGCCTCTTTGAGCCCTATGTGACCGGAAAAACACGCGGCAGCGGTCTGGGCCTGGCTCT harbors:
- the bioB gene encoding biotin synthase BioB, whose protein sequence is MRYDWSVDEIEALFALPFNDLMFRAQQAHRANFDANEVQLSTLLSIKTGGCPEDCKYCPQSSRYNTDVESELLMKKAQVIAAARVAKEKGASRFCIGAAWREPKARAFDLVCDMISEIKEMDMEACATLGMLTPDQAHKLKEAGLDYYNHNLDSDPDYYKEIISTRTYDERLDTLKNVRAEGMSICCGGIVGMGESRRHRAGLVAQLARMNPHPESVPINMLVKVEGTPVAEDEQFAETLDNFEFIRTIAVSRITMPGSHVRLSAGREEMSEEMQSLCFLAGANSIFYGEKLLTTGNQDAENDQKLFAKLGLRPMESPVPSSRRMVNA
- a CDS encoding two-component system sensor histidine kinase NtrB, translating into MSSPMSPDLISLAAVPVPLLLLDHDARVVRCNIPAQEVLGRSERRLIGVHMNGIFSPRAEIDKLFERLTPHSSVSDHQISILKTGMPVSLHLGCHEEGISALFVPEAARSEVERHNKRHEMAEAVARIALEMAHEVKNPLAALRGAAQWLAEQEDISSTNREAVIQMLSGVDRIRDRIDAFLQVGPRAEVKMEMTNLHALIQEVTVYQDGIHVHRVFDPSLPEILTHPARLRQALENLWQNACEAAETSIEWQTRMAPLVHLPGHGGQVVEVRITNDGRMVPQELRERLFEPYVTGKTRGSGLGLALVERVMVEHGGRVSVKSENGRTTMTLHLPVRQTGQEEQ
- the ptsP gene encoding phosphoenolpyruvate--protein phosphotransferase, producing MSSEALPSPAPRREGRAVASSSGIVIGRVQKLLYGRKPIPEREIEAAQTRVEVQRLLRAIDEARSEVDIERAHLLKTGTHDMLLLLDVHRMLIADPELLNRATHRITEKCINAEWALRQEMDAIQLTFEKIDDDYLRNRKDDIEHAGRRILRHLLGSQPEMNEGLNQARNTTYPVIYAGDDFSVSDIVSMWRHGVAGVVIEQGGVDAHNIIVARGIGLPALVGAVGCLANVEDGETIILDAEQGRWILNPEYGEEEAYARSITDFCLAQAELNAYACLPSTSSDGHELKLMANIEFAEELDVADHIGIDGIGLYRSEFLFLNNSGMPGEDEQFEQYVEIVRRMKGKPVTMRLLDIGGDKPWRYHDLTTNIEGGANPAMGLRGIRLLLRWPDLLRSQLRAMLRAGEEGPVHILIPMVTNIGEIKEVRRLAEECHRELALRAPISIGTMIEVPASALIADELATVSDFFSVGTNDLTQYTLAADRTDEEVAGLYESGHAAVFHLIRLAAEAARRAGIPISICGELSSNPEWTGTLLNLGMDSLSMSLNKVLRIRQELRQQKYEPVI
- a CDS encoding Dabb family protein, which gives rise to MVKHIVMWKLRDKRDAAEIKARLEALDGKIPGLIKIEVGIDFLESEQSADVVLYSELASREALDAYQAHPEHVAVIPLVKGAAVSRTVVDYEV
- the dusB gene encoding tRNA dihydrouridine synthase DusB, yielding MDKSKHLLPGFKLGNFNIDVPLVLAPMAGITDLPFRKICKRFGVGLVVTEMIASRAVDMGRERTERMAELGAEEHPASIQIAGSDPLFVTEAARWAVGHGADFVDINMGCPVKKICKQTAGSAMLKDEALVARVLEAVVKAVDVPVTLKIRTGWDEVSKNVENIARIAEESGIQMLTVHGRTRAQMFHGHANWEDIGLAKAACSIPVIGNGDIVDGESAKEMIRISNCDGVMVGRAVQGNPWVLGEVYAALTGEPKPAAPTAEERWAIVIEHMNNLAEHHGVKFASKMARKHVIWYSKGLRGSADFRSHFQVMNDWQQMLDFAQGYFLGLGEHEDELSDVA
- the yihA gene encoding ribosome biogenesis GTP-binding protein YihA/YsxC; this encodes MNSSNNHRIHWPNTHFIQSVADPKQFPEIDMPQIAVAGHSNVGKSSLMNALFGRKDLVKTSKKPGCTRLLNLFDVDGRMLIVDLPGYGYARAPKKEQNRWIGMIEGYIATANLKLVLVLLDIRHGPKDSDLQLIEWLNEAGVRWLPVATKGDKLSGNGRAKRLKEMTEAMGGLLKPLPTSSFKGMGIDKLREAIQAETFRSPYAGLVAEED
- a CDS encoding methyl-accepting chemotaxis protein, whose protein sequence is MKKNLPVTDHEISLDNRILASKTDLKGRITYVNQAFVDVSGYSREELMGKPHNLVRHPDMPPAAFADLWETIQAGRPWTGFVKNRAKNGDYYWVKANASPEFKNGEISGYISIRTEPTRTEVETLGNLYKKVWKGEFTLPSTLHFPWRKRIKLAHRQLFIGAACTLALLGLPFAGHIWVQGVIAGLLIPAIVTTVLTLRSSAASHRRIDEGLLGIIEGNYDMNVTKERDDELGHIMDRIKTLQSRLQFKAFEIGGLVNNISQESEEMNGSSERLMSVAHSLTQATHSISGGVNEGTEHVQSTAAAIEEMNASIKEVSGQIEATLKVSEQAVQEAGHSNTLVEKLAADITDISSVVDTINAIARQTNLLALNATIEASRAGEAGRGFAVVANEVKELAHQTHSATVQISEQIKSIQSDSANAAQAIASIGQIISKMNEHSQQVATAMDEQAYATREISVSAQQANACMQNMQEVVSNMSELSGETEAASEHVKEIAATMVERTHDLRSRIH